TCTACCCGGAGGGCACTCTCACCCGCGACCCCGACATGTGGCCGATGGCGGGCAAGACCGGCGCGGCCCGCGTCGCGTTGATGACTAAGGCCCCGGTCATCCCCATCGCACAGTGGGGCGCCAACCTGGCGATGCCGCCGTACGCCAAGGAGAACAAGTTCCGGCTGTTCCCCCGCAAGACCCTCCAGGTGCAGGCCGGACCGCCCGTCGACCTCTCCCGTTTCTACGACATGGAGCCGACGCCCGACGTCCTGCGCGAGGCGACCGAGGTCATCATGGCCGCGGTGACAGCGCAGCTGGAGATCGTGCGGGGCGAGAAGGCCCCCGCCGAGCCGTTCGACCACCGCAGGGCCCGTGCAGAGCAGCGGCGCAAGGCCGAAGGAAAGGGACCCAAGTGACGCACCCCGCAAAGGCGGCCGTCTTCGGAACCGGCTCATGGGGTACGGCCTTCGGCATGGTGCTCGCCGACGCGGGCTGCGAGGTCACGCTCTGGGGCCGTCGCGCCGAGGTCGCCGAGGCCGTCAACACGACCCGTACCAACCCGGACTACCTGCCGGGAATTGAACTCCCCGCCTCGATCCGGGCCACTACCGACGCCGCCGAGGCGCTGCACGGCGCCGACTTCGCGGTGCTCGTGGTGCCCTCGCAGACACTGCGCGCCAATCTCGCCGACTGGGCCCCGCACCTCGGTTCCGACACCGTCCTCGTCTCACTGATGAAGGGCGTCGAACTCGGCACCGCGAAGCGGATGAGCGAGGTCATCGAGGACGTCACCAAGGTCTCCGCGGACCGCATCGCCGTCGTCACCGGCCCCAACCTGGCCAAGGAGATCGCCGAGCGCCGCCCCGCCGCGGCCGTCGTCGCCTGCCGGGACGAGTCAGTGGCCCAGCGCCTGCAGACCGCCTGCCACACCTCGTACTTCCGCCCGTACACCAACACCGACGTGGTCGGCTGCGAACTCGGCGGCGCGGTCAAGAACGTCATCGGTCTCGCCGTGGGCATCGCCGACGGCATGGGCCTCGGCGACAACGCCAAGGGCTCGCTCATCACCCGCGGCCTCGCCGAGACCACCCGGCTCGGCCTCGCCATGGGCGCCGACCCGCTGA
This sequence is a window from Streptomyces sp. NBC_01217. Protein-coding genes within it:
- a CDS encoding lysophospholipid acyltransferase family protein, whose product is MSRRRIGFWYRLAAVIAKPPLVVLFKRDWRGMEHIPADGGFITAVNHNSYLDPLSYGHFQYNTGRVPRLLAKAGLFKTPFVGMMLRGTGQIPVYRETTNALDAFRAAVDAIERGECVAFYPEGTLTRDPDMWPMAGKTGAARVALMTKAPVIPIAQWGANLAMPPYAKENKFRLFPRKTLQVQAGPPVDLSRFYDMEPTPDVLREATEVIMAAVTAQLEIVRGEKAPAEPFDHRRARAEQRRKAEGKGPK
- a CDS encoding NAD(P)H-dependent glycerol-3-phosphate dehydrogenase produces the protein MTHPAKAAVFGTGSWGTAFGMVLADAGCEVTLWGRRAEVAEAVNTTRTNPDYLPGIELPASIRATTDAAEALHGADFAVLVVPSQTLRANLADWAPHLGSDTVLVSLMKGVELGTAKRMSEVIEDVTKVSADRIAVVTGPNLAKEIAERRPAAAVVACRDESVAQRLQTACHTSYFRPYTNTDVVGCELGGAVKNVIGLAVGIADGMGLGDNAKGSLITRGLAETTRLGLAMGADPLTFSGLAGLGDLVATCSSPLSRNHTFGTNLGRGMTLRETIAVTKQTAEGVKSCESVLDLARRHGVDMPITETVVGIVHEGKPPMVALGELMSRSAKSERR